One part of the Glycine soja cultivar W05 chromosome 11, ASM419377v2, whole genome shotgun sequence genome encodes these proteins:
- the LOC114377321 gene encoding uncharacterized protein LOC114377321: MCKRIWNLKIDPTRMILQLANRSITRLVRVVEDVLIKVHQLTFLMDFVIMDIEEDAEIPLILGRPFMVTAKCVVDMGKDNLEMSVEDQKATFNLFEGINHPKEDESKPVVNPTDSSSVFLGPKQVRARALDIPPMVPPPDVSPPLAGQTFMLFSQPKQLLPMLHSLHHGQYLLI; this comes from the exons ATGTGCAAGAGAATATGGAACCTTAAGATTGACCCTACAAGGATGATACTACAGCTGGCAAACCGCTCCATCACAAGACTAGTCAGAGTGGTAGAAGATGTCTTAATCAAAGTCCATCAACTAACATTTCTGATGGACTTTGTAATCATGGACATTGAAGAAGATGCTGAGATCCCCTTGATTTTGGGTCGACCATTCATGGTGACTGCAAAGTGTGTTGTGGACATGGGGAAGGACAACTTGGAGATGAGTGTGGAAGACCAGAAAGCCACCTTCAACTTGTTTGAGGGAATTAATCATCCCA aagaagatgaatcCAAGCCAGTTGTAAATCCTACAGATTCTTCTAGTGTCTTCCTGGGGCCAAAACAGGTCAGGGCCCGAGCTCTAGACATTCCACCAATGGTCCCTCCTCCAGATGTCTCTCCTCCACTTGCTGGCCAAACCTTTATGCTCTTTTCTCAGCCAAAGCAGCTCCTCCCAATGTTGCATAGCCTCCACCATGGCCAGTACCTATTGATATAG